In one window of Desulforhabdus amnigena DNA:
- the carB gene encoding carbamoyl-phosphate synthase large subunit, with product MPKRTDIHKILIIGSGPIIISQACEFDYSGTQACKALREEGYEIVLINSNPATIMTDPETADRTYIEPITPEAVAKVIARERPDALLPTLGGQTALNVAVKLAEMGVLERYNVDMLGARVDVIKKAEDRELFRDAMTKIGLKVPASGIARTMGEVETIAREIGFPIIVRPSFTLGGTGGGVAYNREELLELSQGGLDASPIHTVMLEQSVLGWKEFELEVMRDKMDNVVIICSIENMDPMGVHTGDSITVAPAQTLTDREYQVLRDASVAILREIGVETGGSNVQFAINPENGEMVVIEMNPRVSRSSALASKATGFPIAKIAAKLAVGYSLDEIANDITRETRASFEPTIDYCVVKIPRFTFEKFPDTEDFLTTSMKSVGETMAIGRTFKESLQKAIRSLEIGRYGFGDPPLSVDGDYLDALKQKIRRPNSKRLFQIAEAMKLGVTVEELYELTWIDPWFLHHMQQIVEMETAIRASVTSPNFLDDPDQLRFAKSWGFSDVRLAALAGTDEETIRQKRIQHGIKPVYKLVDTCAAEFEAYTPYYYSTYETEDESRPSNQPKVVILGGGPNRIGQGIEFDYCCVHASFSLREENHESIMVNSNPETVSTDYDTSDKLYFEPLTREDVLHILETEQPKGMIVQFGGQTPLNLAVPLEKAGARILGTSPDAIDLAEDRKRFQQMLQKLGLKQPNNATAFTIEEALKAAEEIGYPVVVRPSYVLGGRAMEIVYDENMLKRFMEKAVHISPGHPILLDQFLEDATEVDVDAICDGQMTVVGGIMEHIEEAGIHSGDSACVLPPFTIPPDVQEEIKRQTRLMAKELGVVGLMNVQFALQKGEIYILEVNPRASRTVPFVSKAIGYPLAKLATKVMLGKSLKELGFDHEVTPKHISVKESVFPFSRFPNVDLLLGPEMKSTGEVMGIGPNFGIAFAKAQSATGYELPTKGTVFISVHNADKPKVLPVARKFKDLGFRLIATTGTAAYLREHGVPTETVFKLKEGRPHVMDHIKNGEIQLVINSSLGKKTFSDSYEIRRTTLLYNIPYTTTISGARAMAEAVEELQRGDWDVKTIQEYHRES from the coding sequence ATGCCCAAGCGAACAGACATCCACAAAATTCTCATCATTGGTTCAGGACCTATTATCATCAGTCAGGCTTGCGAGTTCGATTATTCGGGGACTCAGGCATGCAAGGCCCTCCGCGAAGAGGGATACGAAATCGTTCTCATCAACAGCAACCCCGCCACCATCATGACCGACCCGGAAACGGCCGACCGCACCTACATCGAACCCATCACTCCCGAAGCTGTAGCCAAAGTCATCGCAAGGGAGCGTCCCGACGCACTCCTTCCCACCCTTGGAGGCCAGACCGCTCTCAATGTCGCCGTCAAACTGGCGGAAATGGGAGTGCTGGAACGCTACAATGTCGATATGCTCGGCGCACGGGTGGATGTCATCAAGAAGGCGGAAGACCGCGAGCTCTTTCGGGATGCCATGACGAAGATCGGGCTCAAGGTTCCTGCGAGCGGAATCGCCCGTACGATGGGAGAAGTCGAGACCATTGCCCGGGAAATCGGTTTTCCTATCATTGTCCGTCCTTCATTCACCCTCGGAGGAACCGGCGGAGGTGTGGCCTACAACCGGGAAGAACTTCTGGAACTTTCTCAAGGCGGCCTCGACGCCAGCCCCATCCACACGGTCATGCTCGAGCAATCCGTTTTGGGCTGGAAGGAATTTGAACTAGAAGTCATGCGCGACAAGATGGACAATGTAGTCATCATTTGTTCCATTGAAAACATGGATCCCATGGGCGTCCACACGGGTGACTCCATTACAGTGGCTCCGGCGCAGACTCTAACGGACCGGGAATACCAGGTGCTTCGGGATGCTTCCGTTGCCATTCTGCGGGAAATCGGCGTAGAAACGGGTGGATCCAACGTGCAGTTCGCCATTAATCCGGAAAACGGGGAAATGGTAGTCATTGAAATGAACCCTCGCGTTTCCAGGTCCTCGGCTCTCGCATCCAAGGCCACGGGGTTTCCCATTGCCAAAATCGCGGCAAAACTCGCCGTGGGATATTCCCTGGACGAAATCGCAAACGACATCACCCGGGAAACCCGCGCGTCCTTTGAACCCACCATCGACTACTGTGTGGTGAAAATTCCCCGCTTCACCTTTGAAAAGTTCCCAGATACCGAGGACTTCCTCACCACTTCCATGAAGTCGGTTGGGGAAACCATGGCCATCGGCAGAACTTTCAAGGAATCTCTGCAAAAAGCCATCCGCTCTCTTGAAATCGGCCGTTACGGATTCGGAGATCCCCCTCTCAGCGTCGACGGCGATTACTTGGATGCCCTCAAACAAAAGATACGCCGCCCCAATTCAAAACGCCTGTTCCAAATCGCCGAAGCCATGAAACTTGGAGTAACGGTGGAGGAACTCTACGAACTGACCTGGATCGACCCCTGGTTCCTTCATCATATGCAGCAGATCGTCGAGATGGAAACGGCCATTCGAGCGTCTGTCACTTCACCGAATTTTCTCGATGATCCGGATCAACTGCGCTTCGCCAAATCCTGGGGATTTTCCGATGTGAGGCTGGCCGCACTGGCGGGAACCGACGAGGAAACGATTCGTCAAAAAAGGATCCAGCACGGAATAAAGCCCGTTTACAAGCTTGTGGACACCTGCGCCGCAGAATTCGAAGCTTACACACCTTACTATTATTCCACTTATGAAACCGAAGATGAGTCACGGCCTTCAAACCAGCCCAAGGTGGTCATCCTCGGAGGCGGTCCCAACCGCATCGGACAGGGTATAGAATTCGATTATTGTTGCGTGCATGCTTCCTTTTCGCTGCGGGAGGAAAACCACGAATCCATCATGGTCAACTCCAACCCGGAGACGGTTTCAACCGACTACGACACGTCCGACAAGCTCTATTTCGAACCCCTCACCCGGGAAGATGTTCTCCATATCCTGGAAACAGAGCAACCCAAAGGCATGATTGTTCAGTTCGGAGGCCAAACCCCCCTCAATCTTGCAGTTCCCCTGGAAAAGGCGGGAGCCAGGATCCTTGGAACCTCCCCTGACGCCATCGATCTTGCCGAAGACCGCAAGCGTTTTCAGCAGATGTTGCAAAAGCTCGGCCTCAAACAACCGAACAATGCCACGGCTTTTACCATAGAAGAGGCTTTGAAGGCCGCCGAAGAGATCGGCTACCCGGTCGTGGTGCGCCCCTCCTACGTGCTGGGTGGAAGAGCCATGGAAATCGTCTACGACGAAAACATGCTCAAAAGGTTTATGGAAAAGGCGGTCCACATTTCTCCCGGCCACCCCATTCTCCTGGATCAGTTCCTCGAGGACGCCACAGAGGTGGATGTAGACGCCATCTGTGACGGTCAAATGACGGTCGTGGGCGGCATCATGGAACATATCGAAGAGGCCGGTATCCATTCGGGCGACAGCGCATGCGTCCTTCCGCCTTTCACCATTCCCCCGGACGTACAGGAAGAGATCAAGAGGCAGACCAGGCTCATGGCCAAGGAGTTGGGTGTCGTGGGATTGATGAACGTGCAGTTCGCTTTGCAGAAGGGAGAGATCTATATCCTGGAGGTCAACCCCAGGGCTTCACGCACCGTTCCTTTCGTGAGCAAGGCCATTGGATACCCCTTGGCAAAACTGGCCACTAAGGTTATGCTTGGAAAGTCTTTGAAAGAATTGGGATTTGACCATGAAGTGACACCGAAACATATCTCCGTGAAGGAATCTGTTTTCCCCTTTTCGCGCTTTCCCAATGTAGACCTTTTGCTCGGACCTGAAATGAAGTCGACGGGCGAGGTCATGGGAATCGGCCCCAATTTCGGCATCGCTTTCGCCAAGGCCCAGTCAGCCACCGGTTATGAACTCCCCACCAAGGGTACTGTTTTTATCAGCGTCCACAACGCCGATAAACCCAAAGTACTTCCCGTGGCCAGGAAGTTCAAAGACTTGGGGTTCCGTTTGATTGCAACGACAGGAACTGCAGCCTATCTCAGGGAACACGGGGTTCCCACGGAAACCGTCTTTAAGCTGAAAGAAGGACGGCCCCATGTGATGGACCATATCAAAAATGGTGAAATCCAGCTTGTGATCAACAGCAGTCTCGGAAAAAAGACGTTTTCGGATTCTTATGAAATACGGCGTACGACCCTGCTTTACAACATCCCGTATACCACGACGATTTCCGGCGCAAGAGCCATGGCCGAAGCGGTGGAAGAGTTGCAGCGGGGCGACTGGGACGTGAAGACCATTCAGGAATATCACCGGGAAAGCTAG
- the purF gene encoding amidophosphoribosyltransferase produces the protein MTDYPTLITHNSSPISRLYTPSKREECGIFGVFGNNDAAKLSYFGLYALQHRGQESAGIAVSDGCQVREYKHMGLVHDVFKEDTLKSLKGHLAIGHVRYSTTGASLLANAQPFVVFHGNEYYGIAHNGNIVNAIQLRRELERDGAIFQSTMDTEIIMHLMARNLKYGIEEALVEALKSVKGAYSLVMCTRDKLIAIRDPRGFRPLCLGEVNGSYVLASETCAFDLIEATYIRDIEPGEILIIDRNGLRSLKPFPQVPPAYCIFEFVYFARPDSNIFGQNVYLCRKRLGHLLAQENCPISADYIMPFPDSGNYAAIGFAEASKIPLEMGIIRNHYVGRTFIQPSQAMRDFGVRIKLNPVKELLHGKRVVLVEDSIIRGTTTRTRINALRQAGAREVHMVVSCPPHRFPCPYGIDFSTKGELIAASHTVDEIRQFIGLDSLNYLSLDGLLEGARATSSNHSFCLACFTGDYSIPVEEPVRKDCFEQQRS, from the coding sequence ATGACCGACTACCCGACTCTCATCACTCACAATTCATCTCCCATCAGCCGGCTCTACACTCCCTCAAAGCGTGAAGAATGCGGAATTTTTGGTGTTTTTGGAAACAACGATGCTGCAAAATTGAGTTACTTCGGACTTTACGCACTGCAGCACCGGGGCCAGGAGAGTGCCGGAATCGCTGTTTCGGACGGCTGTCAGGTCCGCGAATACAAACATATGGGTCTGGTCCACGATGTCTTTAAAGAAGATACATTGAAGAGCCTCAAGGGACACCTGGCCATCGGCCACGTCCGCTATTCCACTACGGGCGCCTCCCTTCTGGCCAATGCACAGCCCTTCGTCGTCTTTCACGGCAATGAATATTACGGCATCGCCCATAACGGCAATATTGTGAACGCCATCCAACTGCGCCGGGAATTGGAGCGGGATGGCGCCATCTTTCAGTCCACCATGGACACCGAAATCATCATGCACCTCATGGCCAGGAACCTCAAATACGGCATCGAAGAAGCTCTTGTCGAGGCCTTGAAAAGTGTGAAAGGCGCCTACTCTCTGGTCATGTGCACCAGAGATAAACTCATCGCCATTCGCGACCCCCGGGGATTCCGCCCCCTGTGCCTGGGGGAAGTGAACGGCAGTTACGTTCTCGCCTCCGAAACCTGTGCCTTCGATCTCATCGAAGCCACTTATATCCGGGACATCGAACCGGGAGAAATTCTCATCATCGACAGGAACGGGCTCCGCTCCCTCAAGCCTTTTCCACAGGTTCCACCGGCTTACTGTATTTTTGAGTTCGTTTACTTTGCACGGCCCGACAGCAACATCTTCGGCCAAAACGTATACCTTTGCCGAAAAAGGTTGGGGCATCTTCTGGCCCAAGAAAACTGTCCCATTTCGGCGGACTACATCATGCCTTTCCCGGATTCCGGGAACTACGCCGCCATCGGATTTGCCGAAGCCTCCAAAATCCCCCTGGAAATGGGAATCATTCGAAACCACTACGTGGGACGAACCTTTATCCAGCCGAGCCAGGCCATGCGGGATTTTGGAGTGCGCATCAAACTGAATCCCGTCAAGGAACTCCTCCACGGAAAACGGGTCGTTCTGGTGGAAGATTCCATCATCCGCGGAACCACCACCCGTACACGCATCAATGCGCTTCGCCAGGCCGGTGCCAGGGAAGTACACATGGTGGTCAGTTGCCCCCCTCACCGATTCCCCTGCCCTTACGGCATCGATTTTTCAACAAAAGGGGAACTCATTGCAGCATCCCACACCGTGGACGAGATCCGGCAGTTCATCGGACTGGACTCCCTCAACTATCTGAGCCTGGATGGGCTTTTGGAAGGCGCCAGGGCGACCAGCAGCAATCACTCCTTCTGCCTGGCCTGTTTTACGGGAGATTATTCCATACCTGTCGAAGAACCGGTCCGCAAAGACTGCTTCGAGCAGCAGCGTTCCTGA
- a CDS encoding KpsF/GutQ family sugar-phosphate isomerase: MCNGQDVVQIAREVLRIEAEGILHLLEHFDEKFALAVQWIYEARGRVIVTGIGKSGIVGRKIVATLSSTGTPALFIHPVEAMHGDLGMVRAEDIVLALSNSGETDELNIILPSLRNIGTRVIAFTGNLSSTLAGYSDLAIYTGVLREACPLGLAPTASTTAQLAMGDALAVALIRVRNFQVQDFRRFHPGGHLGERLQVPLYEVMRQGGEIPMVRETAHVPEALREMSDKGLGATLIVSSTGKLLGIFTDGDLRRSLNTYTDLSKKTIQEIMTPNPRSISADHSVADALEMMEQHLITVMPVVDSEGGLQGILHLHDLLGKGRIRFTRQSEQRGNAEVL, encoded by the coding sequence ATGTGCAACGGGCAAGATGTTGTTCAGATTGCAAGGGAGGTTCTTCGCATTGAAGCGGAGGGCATCCTTCATCTTTTGGAGCACTTCGATGAAAAGTTCGCCCTGGCCGTGCAGTGGATTTATGAAGCACGCGGCCGGGTCATTGTAACGGGGATCGGCAAGTCGGGTATCGTGGGCCGCAAGATTGTCGCCACACTGAGCAGCACCGGTACCCCCGCTCTCTTCATCCATCCCGTGGAAGCCATGCACGGGGATCTCGGAATGGTGCGTGCTGAAGACATTGTGCTGGCCCTTTCCAACAGCGGAGAAACCGACGAGCTGAATATCATTCTTCCCAGCCTTCGAAACATTGGAACGCGGGTGATCGCTTTCACCGGCAACCTTTCTTCAACGCTCGCCGGATACAGCGATCTTGCCATTTATACGGGCGTTCTCCGTGAAGCCTGCCCCCTGGGGCTGGCGCCAACGGCAAGCACAACGGCTCAACTCGCCATGGGCGATGCCTTGGCGGTCGCTCTCATCCGGGTTCGCAACTTTCAGGTTCAGGATTTTCGCCGCTTCCATCCGGGTGGTCATCTCGGGGAGCGCCTTCAGGTCCCCCTCTATGAAGTCATGCGCCAGGGGGGTGAAATCCCCATGGTACGCGAAACGGCCCATGTTCCCGAAGCGCTGAGGGAAATGAGCGACAAAGGACTCGGGGCGACCCTCATTGTAAGCAGCACGGGCAAACTCCTGGGAATTTTCACTGATGGTGATCTACGCCGAAGCCTCAACACATACACTGATCTCAGCAAAAAAACGATTCAAGAGATCATGACCCCCAACCCCCGATCCATTTCGGCAGATCATTCCGTGGCGGATGCGCTGGAAATGATGGAACAGCATCTAATCACCGTCATGCCTGTCGTAGACTCCGAAGGGGGTCTGCAGGGGATCCTGCATTTGCACGATCTCCTTGGAAAAGGCAGAATTCGTTTCACGCGGCAGTCGGAACAACGAGGAAATGCTGAAGTCCTTTAA
- a CDS encoding CHASE domain-containing protein yields the protein MRHTFERTRNTRIKLWIPLLAAAALLAGLGRFCAEWRAGNADADLRARLLRQVVQISRAINPDLARKLTFTEADKGSPAYERLREQMTAYGRLIPQRGIYSMALRNGALLFGPENYAGDDPMASSPGTVHQKPAPENYEVFAKGKPVTIGPMTDEFGTFVSALAPVFDPRTGEVLMVVGMDIPADDWQAAVNAARRGPELITFLILLLILLVAGGIYWRNRLIMAHALPLRHMETVLIGVLGLTLTAVTTCLLREAEQREQARIFVEYSDSRMEAIQSVFRGIREDLASIARFCEASQHIDRQEFATFAEPLARSSTVEGYQWVALVPEKERARFEAEVQSEEFVDFPIWEKTAQGDQCRPLRRTVYFPVRYVVPWIDNKKDVGFDMGSEPLHRAAIDKAVATGLPTAVNPISMLPDGVEGPGMLVMQPVFAQETHSGKARNGAGPGRPLRGFAAGILRLQDILKVELTRFAAEVSFMDVCLLDLMGPQGPTLLATYPYERASNRPAIVDEDYLHRSPLTQIFPVFAFGRAFALVYHPTSEFYALHPLRQGWMGGCAGLFMTIVLTLFVGFLRNRQAYLESQVKARTAEVDEREKQFRDLFENALSGIALCEIVPDEHGNPVDYIYLHANAAFEKHTGLRVADILGKRATQVRPGIENTGLLQMFGKVAMGGEAVAFELFLEPAQRYYSINAYPMGEGRFAFVLFNITERKRAEEAVLELAGRLQHYLSISPIITYALKIEGDGIQSTWVSENIQEILGYTVEEALEPGWWAMHLHPGDREEVLKNTTHLFEKGNLTHEYRFLRKDGSILWINDQLQITKDNSGDAKEVVGAWTDITAQKEAEAEFKKLEAQFHQAQKMEAVGRLAGGVAHDFNNMLGVIQGYTELALMELTGQDSVRNHLEEVMSAANRSADLVRHLLAFARRQTVSPVVLNLNDTLSGMLKMFRRIIGEDIELAWIPGHELWEVKIDPSQIDQILANLVVNARDAIAGAGKITIETDNVKLDPAYCAVHAECIPGEYVRLAVSDDGCGMEREMLTKIFEPFFTTKELGKGTGLGLSTVFGIVKQNGGCINVYSEPEKGTTFKIYLPRFKAGRIDAAVESEAAAPHRGTETVLLVEDEKAMLELAKEMLQRLGYAVLCAGTPQTAMRLLAGEYSGPVHLLITDVVMPEMNGRELAKKLKPIQPNMKVLYMSGYTADVIAHRGVLEKGVNFIQKPFSMKSLAEKVRKALED from the coding sequence ATGAGACATACCTTTGAACGCACAAGGAACACACGTATCAAACTATGGATCCCCTTGCTGGCGGCGGCTGCGCTGCTGGCAGGGCTTGGCCGGTTCTGCGCCGAATGGCGCGCCGGGAATGCGGATGCCGATTTGCGTGCTCGACTGCTCCGGCAAGTGGTACAAATTTCCCGCGCCATCAACCCCGACCTGGCGAGAAAGCTCACCTTCACGGAGGCGGACAAAGGTTCACCGGCATATGAGCGCCTCCGCGAGCAGATGACCGCCTATGGGCGCTTGATTCCCCAGCGCGGCATCTACAGCATGGCCCTGCGCAATGGCGCCCTGCTCTTCGGGCCCGAGAACTACGCCGGTGACGATCCCATGGCGAGCTCGCCGGGGACTGTACATCAGAAACCGGCACCGGAGAACTATGAGGTATTCGCCAAAGGCAAGCCGGTGACGATAGGACCTATGACGGACGAATTCGGGACCTTCGTCTCGGCCCTGGCCCCCGTCTTCGACCCGCGCACCGGCGAGGTGCTCATGGTGGTCGGTATGGATATCCCGGCCGATGACTGGCAGGCTGCCGTCAACGCTGCCCGCCGGGGCCCGGAGCTGATCACTTTTCTCATCCTTTTGCTGATTCTGCTCGTCGCGGGAGGCATCTACTGGCGCAACCGGCTTATCATGGCGCATGCTCTGCCGCTCAGGCACATGGAGACCGTTTTGATCGGCGTGCTCGGTCTCACCCTGACGGCCGTGACAACATGCCTGCTGCGCGAGGCGGAGCAACGGGAACAGGCGAGGATTTTTGTCGAATATAGCGATTCCAGGATGGAGGCGATTCAGAGCGTGTTCCGTGGAATCCGGGAGGACCTTGCGTCCATCGCGCGTTTTTGCGAAGCCAGCCAACACATAGACAGACAGGAGTTCGCCACTTTCGCTGAGCCCCTGGCAAGGTCATCGACCGTCGAGGGATACCAATGGGTTGCTCTCGTGCCGGAGAAAGAGAGGGCGCGGTTCGAGGCCGAAGTCCAGAGCGAGGAGTTCGTGGATTTCCCGATCTGGGAAAAGACGGCGCAGGGGGATCAGTGCCGGCCTTTGAGACGCACAGTCTACTTCCCTGTCCGTTATGTGGTGCCCTGGATCGATAACAAAAAGGATGTGGGATTTGACATGGGGTCGGAACCGCTGCATCGGGCGGCGATCGATAAAGCCGTTGCCACGGGCCTGCCGACGGCTGTAAATCCCATCTCCATGCTCCCCGACGGCGTTGAAGGGCCCGGCATGCTCGTCATGCAGCCCGTTTTCGCCCAGGAGACTCACTCCGGCAAAGCTCGAAACGGTGCTGGACCGGGGCGGCCTCTTCGCGGTTTCGCCGCGGGGATTCTGCGTCTGCAAGACATTCTCAAAGTTGAGTTGACGCGGTTCGCCGCGGAAGTATCCTTCATGGATGTGTGCCTGTTGGACTTGATGGGCCCGCAGGGGCCTACGCTTCTGGCCACTTACCCGTATGAACGCGCTAGCAACCGTCCTGCCATCGTGGACGAGGATTATCTCCACCGATCCCCTCTTACCCAAATATTTCCAGTATTCGCGTTCGGCCGCGCATTCGCGCTTGTCTACCACCCGACTTCCGAGTTTTACGCCTTGCATCCCCTGAGGCAGGGCTGGATGGGCGGATGTGCAGGACTGTTCATGACTATTGTACTCACATTGTTCGTCGGCTTCCTGCGCAATCGCCAGGCGTATCTGGAATCCCAGGTGAAGGCGCGCACCGCAGAGGTCGATGAGCGTGAAAAACAGTTCCGGGACCTGTTTGAAAACGCCTTAAGCGGTATAGCCCTCTGCGAGATCGTTCCAGACGAACACGGGAACCCCGTGGACTACATTTACCTTCATGCCAACGCGGCGTTTGAAAAGCACACTGGGCTGCGCGTTGCGGATATCCTGGGCAAACGGGCCACGCAGGTTCGCCCCGGCATCGAGAACACGGGCCTTCTCCAAATGTTTGGCAAAGTTGCCATGGGCGGAGAAGCCGTCGCTTTTGAACTGTTTCTTGAACCGGCGCAGCGCTACTACAGCATCAACGCGTATCCCATGGGTGAGGGCCGGTTTGCCTTTGTCCTTTTCAATATAACCGAGCGCAAACGGGCCGAAGAAGCTGTACTGGAACTGGCGGGTCGCCTTCAGCATTACCTGTCTATCAGCCCGATTATCACCTACGCCCTCAAAATAGAGGGCGATGGCATACAGTCCACATGGGTTAGCGAAAACATCCAGGAGATACTGGGGTATACAGTGGAAGAAGCTCTGGAGCCAGGCTGGTGGGCCATGCATCTGCATCCTGGAGACCGTGAAGAGGTTTTGAAAAACACGACCCACTTGTTTGAAAAGGGAAACCTTACCCACGAATACCGTTTTCTTCGCAAGGACGGCAGCATACTCTGGATAAACGACCAACTTCAGATCACGAAGGATAATAGCGGTGACGCCAAGGAAGTTGTAGGCGCATGGACCGATATCACTGCACAAAAAGAGGCGGAAGCGGAGTTCAAGAAACTAGAGGCGCAGTTTCACCAAGCCCAGAAAATGGAGGCTGTAGGAAGGCTTGCAGGCGGTGTGGCCCACGACTTCAACAACATGCTCGGGGTGATCCAGGGATATACCGAATTGGCATTGATGGAACTGACCGGGCAAGACTCGGTCCGTAACCATCTGGAAGAAGTAATGTCCGCCGCGAACCGTTCTGCCGACCTTGTGCGCCATTTGCTGGCCTTCGCCCGCAGGCAAACGGTCAGCCCCGTGGTACTCAACCTGAACGACACTCTCTCGGGGATGCTCAAGATGTTCCGTCGGATTATTGGTGAGGACATCGAACTGGCGTGGATACCGGGCCATGAACTCTGGGAAGTCAAGATCGATCCCTCCCAGATCGACCAGATCCTGGCCAACCTGGTGGTCAACGCCCGCGATGCCATTGCCGGGGCGGGGAAAATCACCATCGAGACGGACAATGTGAAGCTCGATCCGGCTTATTGCGCCGTCCATGCGGAATGCATTCCCGGAGAGTATGTGCGGCTGGCGGTGAGCGACGACGGCTGCGGCATGGAGAGGGAGATGCTGACCAAAATTTTCGAGCCCTTTTTCACCACCAAGGAACTGGGCAAGGGGACCGGTTTGGGTCTTTCGACCGTGTTCGGAATCGTCAAGCAGAACGGCGGCTGCATCAACGTTTACAGCGAGCCCGAAAAAGGGACGACTTTCAAGATTTACCTGCCCCGGTTCAAGGCCGGGCGCATTGATGCCGCGGTGGAAAGCGAGGCGGCAGCGCCGCATAGAGGCACGGAAACCGTGCTCCTCGTGGAGGACGAAAAGGCGATGCTGGAGCTCGCCAAGGAGATGCTCCAACGGCTGGGGTATGCGGTGCTTTGCGCCGGAACCCCGCAAACTGCGATGCGCCTCCTAGCCGGGGAATACTCGGGACCCGTTCATCTCCTGATCACGGACGTGGTGATGCCGGAAATGAATGGACGGGAATTGGCAAAGAAGCTCAAGCCGATTCAACCGAACATGAAGGTTCTGTACATGTCGGGCTACACGGCCGATGTGATCGCCCACCGGGGCGTCCTGGAAAAAGGTGTGAACTTCATCCAGAAGCCATTTTCAATGAAGTCCCTGGCGGAAAAAGTCCGCAAGGCGCTGGAAGATTAG
- a CDS encoding response regulator, translating into MNSSVTHILVVDDEEKYRKMLQLMLEKIGYKCELAANASEALDKIRNTEFDMVISDIRMPGKDGIELMREALKISPDLKFIIITGHAADYSYSDIIAGGATDFISKPFEMGKLKAKIERIERERNILQQLQQANEKLSEETRVSTLFAELSRQLISSDSIDETGRLVLDYAKRLTESSIGYTGYIDQKTGYLMTPSMSEEAYKGCRAGEKDSNILKHFKKSSECVLQEGKTILVNTPHEAPHATGVSSEDFSTHRFLSAPAMLNGRLLGQVAVADSRRDYEERDLAMIERLAALYALAIQRISLEKELKKTTEYLEDVFDNSVAAIGIVDRHGRSVKWNKSATALFGYTLDELKEKRVFELYPDKDALEVMLTRLRQEGHVSRYEIDLKRKDGTIAPFEVSISLLKDESNITTGSLCVAMDLSDLKRAMNEIRTANVLLEKEISMRKQIEEELREARDQLEKLLEERTAKLFMAGDILKRSIGRIRDITEG; encoded by the coding sequence ATGAACTCATCCGTCACACACATTCTCGTCGTGGACGACGAGGAAAAATACCGGAAAATGTTGCAGCTCATGCTCGAAAAGATTGGCTACAAATGTGAATTGGCTGCGAATGCATCTGAAGCCTTGGACAAGATCAGGAACACGGAATTCGATATGGTGATTTCCGACATAAGGATGCCGGGCAAGGATGGTATTGAATTGATGCGAGAAGCTTTGAAGATATCCCCCGATCTCAAATTCATCATCATTACAGGCCATGCTGCCGATTACTCCTACAGCGACATCATTGCCGGTGGCGCCACGGATTTCATCAGCAAGCCTTTTGAAATGGGAAAGCTCAAAGCAAAAATAGAGCGGATCGAAAGAGAGCGGAACATCTTGCAGCAGCTGCAGCAGGCCAACGAAAAATTGTCTGAGGAAACAAGGGTCAGCACATTGTTTGCCGAACTCTCCAGGCAGCTCATCTCTTCCGATTCCATCGATGAGACCGGTCGGCTGGTGCTGGATTATGCCAAACGCCTGACGGAGAGTTCCATCGGCTACACGGGGTACATCGATCAGAAGACGGGATACCTGATGACTCCTTCCATGAGCGAAGAGGCGTACAAAGGATGCCGGGCGGGGGAAAAAGATTCCAACATTTTGAAACATTTCAAAAAATCAAGCGAATGCGTCTTGCAGGAAGGAAAAACCATCCTGGTGAATACCCCTCATGAAGCCCCCCACGCCACTGGTGTCTCTTCGGAAGATTTCTCCACCCACAGGTTTCTTTCGGCTCCGGCAATGCTGAATGGAAGGCTGCTGGGTCAGGTGGCCGTGGCCGATTCGAGACGAGACTATGAAGAAAGGGACCTCGCGATGATTGAACGGCTCGCCGCCCTTTATGCGCTGGCCATTCAACGCATATCGTTGGAAAAGGAACTCAAGAAGACAACGGAATATCTCGAGGATGTATTTGACAACTCTGTTGCCGCCATTGGGATTGTCGACCGCCACGGACGGTCGGTAAAATGGAATAAATCCGCAACGGCCCTCTTTGGCTATACTCTCGATGAATTGAAAGAAAAGCGGGTTTTTGAACTCTACCCCGATAAGGATGCTCTTGAAGTGATGCTGACCCGCTTACGGCAAGAGGGGCACGTGAGCCGCTATGAAATCGACTTGAAGCGAAAAGACGGGACCATTGCCCCCTTTGAAGTGAGCATCAGCCTCCTGAAAGACGAAAGCAACATCACCACGGGCAGTCTTTGTGTGGCGATGGACCTGAGCGATTTAAAGAGAGCGATGAATGAAATCCGGACGGCGAATGTTCTGCTCGAGAAGGAAATTTCCATGCGCAAACAAATCGAAGAGGAACTTCGCGAGGCTCGGGATCAGCTCGAAAAACTGCTGGAGGAGCGTACGGCCAAACTTTTCATGGCTGGTGATATTCTGAAGCGCAGCATTGGCAGAATCAGGGACATTACCGAAGGATAA